In Oceanibaculum nanhaiense, the following proteins share a genomic window:
- a CDS encoding M3 family oligoendopeptidase: MTAAAKIKADAAANLGNLPEWRLADLYDGMDCPRLKADLDGAEKAAAAFGKAYAGTLADIDGAALGKAVAEYERIDEVLSRAASYAQLVHSGDMGDVEIGRFYQSVVERVTDISTNLLFFTLELNRLEEAVLAEKLKAPELAKFSAWLRDLRVFREHQLSDDLEKLLHEKDVSGRSAWNRLFDETLTGLRFPFQDRELTVTELLEKMTSRKREERREAAKSLGATLRGQARLFSLVTNTLAKDKETEDRWRHYPSPVSGRNRANQIEDEVVDALVNTVRDHYPKLSHRYYALKAKWFGAEKLDYWDRNAPLPDDADRLIRWDEARDTVLGAYGSFDPRMAEIGGRFFREGWIDAPARPGKASGAFAHPTVPSAHPYILLNYQGRTRDVMTLAHELGHGVHQVLAAEQGHLQSGTPLTLAETASVFGEMLTFQAMLKKETDPKRRKAMLAGKVEDMLNTVARQVAFHFFEAKLHAARRQSELTPDEICDIWMETQIESLGPALRFDEDYRHFWAYIPHFIHSPFYVYAYAFGDCLVNSLYAVYREAETGFSDRYLEMLKAGGTLRHKELLAPFGLDAADPAFWAKGLSMIAGMIDELEAME; the protein is encoded by the coding sequence ATGACCGCTGCCGCCAAAATCAAGGCCGATGCCGCTGCCAATTTGGGCAATCTGCCGGAATGGCGCCTTGCCGACCTGTATGACGGGATGGACTGTCCGCGCCTGAAGGCCGATCTCGATGGCGCCGAAAAGGCTGCGGCGGCCTTCGGCAAGGCCTATGCCGGCACGCTGGCGGATATCGACGGCGCGGCGCTGGGCAAGGCGGTTGCGGAGTATGAGCGCATCGACGAGGTGCTGTCGCGTGCCGCGAGTTACGCCCAGCTCGTTCATTCCGGCGATATGGGCGATGTCGAGATCGGGCGGTTCTACCAGTCCGTGGTGGAACGGGTGACGGACATCTCCACGAATCTGCTGTTCTTCACGCTGGAGCTGAACCGGCTGGAGGAGGCGGTCCTCGCCGAGAAGCTGAAAGCGCCGGAACTGGCGAAATTTTCCGCCTGGCTGCGCGATCTTAGGGTGTTCCGCGAGCACCAGCTATCCGACGATCTGGAGAAGCTGCTGCACGAGAAGGATGTTTCCGGCCGCTCCGCCTGGAACCGGCTGTTCGACGAGACGCTGACCGGGCTGCGCTTTCCCTTTCAGGACAGGGAACTGACTGTCACCGAGCTGCTGGAGAAGATGACCAGCCGGAAGCGCGAGGAGCGGCGCGAGGCGGCGAAGTCGCTGGGCGCCACGCTGCGCGGCCAGGCACGGCTGTTCTCGCTGGTCACCAACACGCTGGCCAAGGACAAGGAGACCGAGGATCGCTGGCGCCACTACCCGTCCCCGGTCTCGGGGCGCAACCGCGCCAACCAGATCGAGGACGAGGTGGTCGATGCGCTGGTCAACACCGTACGCGACCATTACCCGAAACTCTCGCACCGCTATTACGCGCTGAAGGCGAAGTGGTTCGGCGCCGAAAAGCTGGATTACTGGGACCGCAACGCGCCGCTGCCCGACGATGCCGACCGGCTGATCCGCTGGGACGAGGCGCGTGACACTGTGCTTGGCGCCTATGGCAGCTTCGATCCGCGCATGGCGGAGATCGGCGGCCGCTTCTTCCGCGAGGGCTGGATCGACGCGCCGGCGCGTCCCGGCAAGGCGTCGGGCGCTTTTGCCCATCCGACGGTGCCGAGCGCGCATCCTTACATCCTGCTGAACTATCAGGGCCGCACGCGCGACGTGATGACCCTGGCGCATGAGCTGGGCCACGGCGTGCACCAGGTGCTGGCGGCTGAGCAGGGCCATCTGCAATCGGGCACGCCGCTGACCCTGGCGGAAACCGCCAGCGTGTTCGGCGAGATGCTGACCTTCCAGGCGATGCTGAAGAAGGAGACCGATCCGAAGCGCCGGAAGGCGATGCTGGCCGGCAAGGTCGAGGACATGCTGAACACGGTGGCCCGGCAGGTCGCCTTCCATTTCTTCGAGGCGAAGCTGCATGCGGCGCGCCGGCAGTCGGAGCTGACGCCGGACGAGATCTGCGACATCTGGATGGAAACCCAGATCGAAAGTCTGGGCCCGGCCCTGCGCTTCGACGAGGATTACCGGCATTTCTGGGCCTATATCCCGCACTTCATCCATTCGCCCTTCTATGTCTATGCCTATGCCTTCGGCGACTGCCTGGTGAACTCGCTCTATGCGGTGTACCGGGAGGCGGAGACGGGATTCTCCGACCGCTATCTGGAAATGCTGAAGGCCGGCGGCACGCTGCGCCACAAGGAGTTGCTGGCGCCGTTCGGTCTGGATGCCGCCGACCCTGCCTTCTGGGCCAAGGGCCTCTCCATGATTGCCGGCATGATCGACGAGCTGGAAGCGATGGAGTGA
- a CDS encoding AMP-dependent synthetase/ligase, with translation MFFGQAAALGDKPFLWAKHDGTYQPVSWREVDRQVRALSRALRAQGIRPGDRVVIVSENRPEWAIADLAIMAAGAVSVPAYITNTVADHIYILENCGAKGLICSTEKLLRNALPAAIHSSHCEFVIALEGKGPAQECTIRFQGWDDALKAGEQMPDDVEDVASRRTRDDLACLIYTSGTGGAPKGVMLSHRAIFCNLYSAYDLLQEFGLGDEVFLSFLPLSHSYEHTCGLFFPISIGAQIYYAEGADTLAANLQEARPTIMTAVPRLYEVLHGRIVAGVERAGGRKRDLFMKALALGRKRIEQPGSLSLGEKALNLLLDVLVRRKVGQRMGGRLKAFISGGAPLNYEVGIFFLALGVRLCQGYGQTEAAPVISCNRPRNIKIETVGPALKGVEVRLAPDGEILVRGELLMDGYWDDPEATEQTIIDGWLHTGDVGEMDADGYIRITDRKRDIIVISGGDNISPQRVEGFVTLQPEISQAMVYGDKRPYLVGLIVPAAEFVESYAKENNVAADLAALAGDKGFRAAIGAVLDRVNRDLSNLEKVRRFVIAAEAFTTDNQMMTPTLKIRRHTIRKEYQDTLDALYEGKAG, from the coding sequence ATGTTCTTCGGGCAGGCGGCGGCCCTGGGCGACAAGCCCTTCCTGTGGGCCAAGCATGATGGCACCTACCAGCCGGTGAGCTGGCGCGAGGTGGACCGCCAGGTGCGCGCGCTGTCCCGCGCCCTGCGCGCGCAGGGCATCCGGCCCGGCGACCGCGTGGTGATCGTCTCCGAGAACCGGCCGGAATGGGCGATTGCCGACCTTGCCATCATGGCCGCCGGCGCGGTCAGCGTGCCGGCCTACATCACCAACACGGTGGCCGACCACATCTACATTCTGGAGAATTGCGGCGCGAAGGGGCTGATCTGCTCCACCGAGAAGCTGCTGCGCAACGCCCTGCCCGCTGCCATTCATTCCAGCCATTGCGAGTTCGTCATCGCGCTGGAGGGCAAGGGACCGGCACAGGAATGTACGATCCGCTTCCAGGGCTGGGATGACGCGCTGAAAGCTGGCGAACAGATGCCCGACGATGTCGAGGATGTGGCCAGCCGGCGCACGCGCGACGATCTGGCCTGCCTGATCTACACCTCGGGCACCGGCGGCGCGCCGAAAGGCGTGATGCTGAGTCACCGGGCGATCTTCTGCAACCTCTACAGCGCCTACGACCTGCTGCAGGAGTTCGGGCTGGGCGACGAGGTGTTCCTGTCCTTCCTGCCGCTGTCGCATTCCTACGAACATACCTGCGGCCTGTTCTTCCCGATCTCCATTGGCGCGCAGATCTACTATGCCGAAGGCGCGGACACGCTGGCCGCCAATCTGCAGGAGGCACGCCCCACCATCATGACCGCCGTGCCGCGGCTGTACGAGGTGCTGCACGGCCGCATCGTCGCCGGGGTGGAGCGTGCCGGCGGCAGGAAGCGCGACCTGTTCATGAAGGCGCTGGCACTGGGGCGCAAGCGTATCGAGCAGCCCGGCTCCCTCAGCCTCGGTGAGAAGGCGCTGAACCTGCTGCTGGACGTGCTGGTGCGGCGCAAGGTCGGCCAGCGCATGGGCGGGCGGCTGAAGGCCTTCATCTCCGGCGGCGCGCCGCTGAATTACGAGGTTGGCATCTTCTTCCTGGCGCTGGGGGTGCGGCTCTGCCAGGGCTATGGCCAGACCGAGGCGGCCCCGGTGATTAGCTGCAACCGGCCGCGCAACATCAAGATCGAGACCGTCGGCCCGGCGCTGAAGGGCGTCGAGGTGAGGCTGGCACCGGACGGCGAAATTCTGGTGCGCGGCGAATTGCTGATGGATGGCTACTGGGACGATCCCGAAGCGACGGAGCAGACCATTATCGATGGCTGGCTGCACACCGGCGATGTCGGCGAGATGGACGCCGACGGCTATATCCGCATCACCGACCGCAAGCGCGACATCATCGTCATCTCCGGCGGCGACAATATCTCGCCGCAGCGTGTCGAGGGCTTCGTGACGCTGCAGCCGGAAATCAGCCAGGCCATGGTCTATGGCGACAAGCGGCCCTATCTGGTGGGCCTGATCGTGCCGGCGGCGGAATTCGTGGAGAGCTACGCGAAGGAAAACAATGTCGCCGCCGACCTCGCCGCGCTGGCCGGCGACAAGGGGTTCCGCGCCGCCATCGGCGCCGTGCTCGACCGGGTGAACCGCGACCTCTCCAACCTGGAAAAGGTCCGCCGCTTCGTCATCGCGGCCGAGGCCTTCACCACCGACAACCAGATGATGACGCCGACCCTGAAGATCCGCCGGCACACCATCCGCAAGGAATATCAGGACACGCTGGACGCGCTGTACGAGGGCAAGGCGGGGTAG
- a CDS encoding adenine phosphoribosyltransferase, which translates to MDIKQHIREVPDFPKPGILFYDISTLLMHPGAWQHTVQQMADAVAPHKPDLLAGIESRGFLVSAPLALKLGCGFIMLRKKGKLPGATVRHDYDLEYGSDSIEIQEGAIQPGQKVVLVDDLLATGGTMAASAALIRKVGGVVPAAACIIELTFLNGRDKLDMPVTTLAKYDQ; encoded by the coding sequence ATGGACATCAAGCAGCATATCCGCGAGGTGCCGGATTTTCCGAAGCCGGGCATCCTGTTCTACGACATCTCGACGCTGCTGATGCATCCCGGCGCCTGGCAGCACACGGTGCAGCAGATGGCCGACGCCGTGGCGCCGCACAAGCCGGATTTGCTGGCCGGCATCGAATCGCGTGGCTTCCTGGTGTCCGCCCCGCTGGCGCTGAAGCTGGGCTGCGGCTTCATCATGCTGCGCAAGAAGGGCAAGCTGCCCGGCGCCACGGTGCGCCATGACTATGATCTGGAATATGGCTCCGATTCGATCGAGATTCAGGAAGGCGCCATCCAGCCCGGCCAGAAGGTGGTGCTGGTGGACGATCTGCTGGCGACCGGCGGTACGATGGCGGCGTCGGCGGCGCTGATCCGCAAGGTCGGCGGCGTGGTGCCGGCGGCGGCCTGCATCATCGAGCTGACCTTCCTGAACGGCCGCGACAAGCTGGACATGCCGGTCACCACCCTGGCGAAGTACGACCAGTAG